The following are encoded together in the Phaseolus vulgaris cultivar G19833 chromosome 9, P. vulgaris v2.0, whole genome shotgun sequence genome:
- the LOC137822286 gene encoding uncharacterized mitochondrial protein AtMg00810-like, whose translation MGFSSSKSDISLFTRFTTTDTLFLLIYVDDILVTGNSKNLVQDFIQRLSYVFALKDLGTETQGLRLYSSSSYFVVGFSDSNWATDLDDRKSTSSYCIYVGRNLISWSSKKQKVVSRSSTEVEYRSVAAALANII comes from the exons CCCGTTTTACTACTACTGACACTCTGTTTCTTCtaatatatgttgatgatattcttgtCACTGGCAACTCCAAAAATCTAGTGCAGGATTTCATTCAACGTCTTAGTTATGTTTTTGCTTTAAAGGACCTTG GTACTGAAACACAAGGTTTACGTCTTTATTCTTCTTCAAGCTATTTTGTTGTTGGTTTTAGCGATTCGAATTGGGCCACTGATCTGGACGACCGCAAATCCACCTCCAGTTACTGCATATATGTTGGTCGCAATCTCATTTCCTGGTCATCCAAGAAACAGAAGGTGGTCTCCCGTAGTAGCACTGAGGTTGAATATAGAAGTGTTGCAGCAGCTCTTGCTAACATCATCTAG